In Desulfobacterales bacterium, the genomic window TTGAAAAAGGGACCCTCTTCTCCTCCCTTTTTTAAAGGGAGGTCGGGAGGGATTTCTGAATTTAAAAAGTTGGTTATGCTTCTGTTAATGCGCACCTCGGTTTTTTAAAATCCCCCCTGCCCCCCTTTTTCAAAGGGGGATGACACAAGAAGGATTTCCTTTTTCAAAGGAAGAAATAGATAAGAATTCCATTTTCAAAGAGGATGAGATAATGGAGAGGCACTTCCCGTTGTCCGCAGCATACCAACCGACAACGGACAAGTTGTATTTAAAGGCGGTTTGTTTGCCTTCAGCCTAAACCCCTTCAGCCTTCAGCCTATTTAAACAATTCGCCCAAACAACTTTTCTATAGTCCGGACATTCCATTTAATCCAGGTGGGGCGGCCGTGGGGGCAGTGGGAAGGGTCGTTGCACCGGCCGAGCGCCTCGACAAGGTGCTGCATTTCCTTTTGGGAAAGCGGCCGGTTGGCGCGCAGGGTGCCGTGGCAGGCCATGACCACCAGACACTCTTCCAGGGCCTTTTCAATCCCGGCGCTGAAACCGGTTTCCGTCAGCGTTTCCGCCACCTCCCGGATGAGGGGCTCGATTTCGCGGCCGGCGAGCACTGCGGGAACGGCTTTAACCACAAACGTGCTGCCGCCAAAGGGCTCGATCTCGAGGCCGATATTTTGAAGTCCGGCAAGAATTTCGGAAAGGGCGGCGGCCTGGCGCTGATCAAGGTCAATGGTTTGCGGGATCAGCAGACGCTGGCTGCTCTTGCGTGATGCATTAGTCTGCTGTTTGAGCTGTTCAAAACGGATGCGTTCGTGGGCGGCGTGCTGGTCAATCAGGATCAGCTCATCTCCGGCCTCGCACAGAATATAGGTGCCGCGGAACTGGCCGATAGGCTGCCAGTTATCGAGCTGTTCCGGTTCCCAGAGGGGCGGCTGATCCTGCGGCGGGGTGCGGTCAGCAGCTTTTAAAGGTTCGATGCTAATTGAGTTGCTTTGCGGTGTCTGGCGCCTAAAGACCGCCATAGGTTCCGCAAGCCCAGGTGGTTTGGTGCCGGCTGCAGACACTACCGGGGCAGTAACCCATCCGGGCCGCCCGGTTCGACCCAATACTGCTGCTACTGCTGTACGGACGGCATCATGAACCCGGTTTGGATCGGTAAAGCGGACTTCGTTTTTAGTCGGATGGACATTCACATCCACCCGGTCAAAGGGGACCTTTATAAAAAGGACGGCCACCGGAAACTGCCCTTTCATCAGGCGGCGTTCGTAACCGGCCATCAAGCCGTGTAGAACTGTCCGGTCCCGTACCGGCCGACCGTTTACAAACAGGTAGATTCCCTGGGCCGAACTGCGGGCAACCCGGGGGTCTGAAACCCAGCCGGAGATTGAAACGGCATCTTCATTAAAGGCGATCTCGTAAAGCGCCTTTAAAAGGTCCTGTCCCAAAACATCGGCTGTCCGTAAGGCTGGATCGGCGGCTGAAAAATTCTTGATTGTTTTGCGGTTGTGCTGCAGACGGAACTGGACATCCGGCCAGGCCAGGGCAATGGTGGCAACGGCGTCGGTAATATGGCCCATTTCAGTGGCAGTCGTCTTTAAAAACTTGCGGCGGACCGGGATGTTGAAAAACAGTTGTCGGACGGATACCATGGTGCCGACCGGGGCGCCTTCATCGGCAACCTTTTTGAGTTTGCCGCCCTCCAGATAAACGCCGGTGCCGGCGTCCGCATCCTTGGGCCGGGTTATCAGTGTAAAGCGGGACACCGCCGCAATACTGGGCAGGGCCTCACCCCTGAACCCCAGGGTCCGGATGCTGAATAGGTCGGCGTCGTCGGCCAGTTTGCTGGTGGCATAGCGCTCGATGGCCAGCAGGGCGTCGTCCCGGGGCATGCCGCTGCCGTTGTCGGAAACCCGAATCAGGGAGCGGCCGCCGTTTTCGATTTCAACCAGGATGCGTGTTGCGCCGGCGTCCAGGGCGTTTTCAACCAGTTCTTTCACCACCGCAGCCGGCCGCTCCACCACCTCGCCGGCGGCGATTTTATTGGAAAGTATTTCAGGGAGTATTTTTATGAGGGACATATCATTGCTCTTGTCAGGTATATAGGCTGAAGGCAAATAGACTGAAGGCTGAAGTGGGCTCAGAGCTCAGGGTTCAGTTATTGTCTTTTTTAAAATCCCCCCTGCCCCCCTTTTTCAAAAGGGGAAAAGAGTTAACACTCGATCGCTGAAATCCCGCCCTCTGCCTGCCCGGCGTTACCCCGCAGGGGCGAAGCCTGGGACGCCCGACCATCCTTCAGTCTACAGTCTATCTACCTTCAGCCTCTTTTAAACACCGGGCCAGAAAATCGGCGTCCTTGGGCGACAGATTAAACTTCAGGCAGGCGGCTTCAATAAGCTGCCGGGCTTTTTTATTCGGATTGTCCAAGTGTTCTTCCGAGATCCACTTCACGGCTTTACGCAGATCTTCTCCCTGGGGTTCGATGGGCATGGAAGATATCCTCCTTAATTATTTTCAAAATTATTTCGCACCCCAAAGTCGGCCTTTATGCCTGTCGACCGGGGTTGTTCAGGTAGATAGGCTGAAGACTGAAGGCCGAAGGCTATAAAACAACTTGTAAGGCACAAATCAAGCATTTCAAGACGTTCTCATTTTTTTGGAATTTTGGTTTAATATTTTTGTGTGCTTGTGCATAATTACCCTTCAGTCTAAACCCCTTCTGCCTAATTCCCTTTAGCCTATTTCACAATTCCGGCCTGCGCTGGTGAAAGTCGGTTGCCCTTTCAAAATTATAGGCCGTTTTCAGGAGCGTTTCTTCCCGGAAATGGCTCCCCATCAACTGCAGGCCGATGGGAAGCCCTGCATCTGAAAATCCGCAGGGGACGGACATGCCCGGAATGCCGGCCAGGTTTGCGGAAAGGGTAAAAATATCGGAAAGATACATGGTCAGCGGGTCTTCGGTTTTTTCGCCGATGCTAAAGGCCGGTGTGGGGGCCACCGGCGACAGAATCACGTCGCAGGTTTCAAAGGCCTTTTTAAAGTCGGCCATGATCAAGGTCCGCACCTGGGACGCTTTTTTATAATAGGCATCGTAGTATCCGGCTGAAAGGGCGTAGGTGCCGATGATAATCCGTCGCTGAACTTCAGGGCCGAAGCCGGCAGAGCGCGTCCGGCGGTACATGTCCAAAAGAGTGTCGGGATTTTTGTCTCTGAAACCATATTTAACGCCGTCGTAGCGGGCCAGGTTTGAGCTGGCTTCAGAAGGTGCAATTACGTAATAGACGGCAACGGCATAGCGGGTGTGGGGCAGGGACACGGAAACGGTTTTGGCGCCCAGGGTTTGGATGACCGCGACGGCCTTTTGAAAGGCAGCGGACACTTCAGGGTGAAGCCCTTCGGAAGAGGTGTATTCATCTGCAATCCCCACAGTCAGTCCCTTAAGCCCCTCTGTCAAGGCGGCGGTAAAATCCGGAACCGTCTCGGGGACCGAGGTGGAATCCTTGGCGTCATAGCCGCAGATGGCGTTTAGAATAATGGCGCAATCGGTGACGTCTTTGGTCAGAGGGCCAATCTGGTCAAGGGAAGAGGCAAAGGCCACCAGACCGTAGCGCGACACCCGGCCGTAGGTCGGTTTTAATCCCACGACGCTGCAGTGAGAGGCCGGCTGCCGGATGGACCCGCCCGTATCCGACCCCAAGGCTCCCATGCATAAGTCGGCTGCCACGGCCGCTGCCGATCCGCCGCTGGATCCGCCCGGGATTCGTTTTAGATCCCAGGGATTGCGGGTTGGCTTGAAGGCTGAATTTTCAGTGGATGACCCCATGGCAAATTCGTCCATGTTTGTCTTTCCGATGATTACCGCGCCTGAGTTTTTGAGCTTTTGCATGACGGTGGCGTCATAAGGGGGCACAAAATTTTCCAGAATTCTTGATGCGCAGGTGGTGGGTATTCCCTCGGTGCAGATCAGGTCTTTGATTGCCAGCGGGATGCCGGAAAGCGGAGTGAACCGGCCCGAGGATATCATTTGATCAGCCGTGCGAGACTGCTCCAGGGCGCTATCGGCCGCAACCGTGAGATAGGCATCAATTTTCGGTTCTATTGCTTCGATTCGATCCAGCACGGAACAGGTCAGTTCCCGGGCGGTTATTTCTTTTTTTTGCAGCAGCGCGTGTGCTTCATGAATGGTCAGTTTGTATAAACTCATTATTTTCGACCCATTTTTTTAAAATCCCCCCCGCCCCCCTTTTCCAAAGAGGGGAATAAGTGGATTAAGCTCCCTTATGTCAGGGGGAACGGGAGTTTTTTTTCCTTAAAAATCCCCTTTGTAAAGGGGGATTTTAGGGGATTTCTTTAAGAAAACACATTCAGATTCGGTTTACAAAATACATGACTATATCTATGAAATAAAGCACTCATTCAATCACCTTGGGTACCAAAAAATTGGCGTCAAGTTTGTCCGGGGCGTTGGCCATGGATTTTTCCCGGTCCATGTGAACGGTTTCAGAATCTTCACGAAAGGCATTGGTCAGTAGAATAGCGTGTGTGGTGGGTTTTACACCTTCGGTGTTGACCCGACTGAGCATGTCCACATAGTCCAGGATTTTTCCAATCTGACCGGCCAGGGCATCCATATTACGTTCATCAATGTCAAGCCGGGCCAGATGGGCTACATGCTGGACTTCTTCTTTGGTGATTTTCATTTCTGCACAATTATCCCTTTAATATTTTCCTTTTTCAATCGCTCCAGCATCCGGGTTGCCGCTGTTCTGTCTTTAAAACTTCCGATTCTGACACGGTACCAGGTGCCTTGCCCGGGTACTGTCCCGGTGGTGCGGTATGCCGGGTAACCCTTCCGTCTGAGCTCGGCCACCTTTATATCGGCAAACTTTGCCTCCTTTAACGCGGCCACCTGGATGGTGAGATTGCCCGGCATATTGTCATTGTCGGGTCTAAGCTTAGGACCATCAACGGATTCGGCAGGTTTGGGCGTGCTTTCAGACAGTTTTTTGTTCCCAGCCGCCGGTATTTTTTTTATGTTTTCATCCGGTTTTTCGGGGCGGTTGGCCTCCAGGCTAAGACGCGGTTCAACCTGGTTTTTTTTAAGAGCTTCATGAAATTCAAGATCGGGTTTGTCGGGGACTGCTTCGGAACGGTTTTTATACCATAGCTGTTCCTTCATCTGCACGGCTTCTTTCAGCGAAGCCAGTTCCTTTTGCAGTGATTCAATATTAAAATGCACCGGCGCTGTTCCCCGGCCCACCAAAACCCCGAGGACAAACATCCAGGCCGACACAAAAAAAATAATACAGAGCCAGAGGGTTGTGCTTTTTCGGCCGGAATTGCCTGAAGGAAGATTGTTATCAGCTTGTTTTGCCATTGTTTATTCTAAAAGCCCACCCTGCTTCCCTTTATAAAATGGATAACCCCAAAAGTTTCTTTTCTCCCGCAGAGACGCTGAGCCGCAGTGGGTATTATTCTTCTGTCCCTATGTCATTTTCAGTCATTCTCTGCGCCCCTGCGCCTCTGCGCGAAGCCATTCATCCATTCAAACTGCCTATATTACATCTTATGTGGTGCCGACACCCCCAGCAGTACGAGGCCGTTGCGGATGACTTTTTGCACCGCCAGGACCAGATATAATCGAGCGCGGGTCAGAATAGGGTCTTCGGCCAAGACCCGGTGTTTATTGTAATAGGCATGGAAACAAGATGCAAGGTTCATGAGATAAAAGGTGATGCGGTGGGGTTCTAAATAAGCGGCACTGCTGCTGACCGTTTCAGGATATCGCGCCAGCGTTTTCATAAGTTGGATTTCCTCCGGTTCTACAAGCCGGGCGAGGGCATCGGCATCCCATTCTGCTGTTGAAATATCTTTTTCCCCGACTTTACGGGCAATACTTGCGATGCGGGCATGGACATATTGTACATAGTAAACCGGGTTGTCATTGGTCTTTTGCTTGGCAAGTTCCAGGTCGAAATCGAGGGGGCTTTCGTAATGGCGGGTTAAAAAGATAAAACGAGCCGCATCCCGGCCGACTTCATCGACGACATCTTTCAGGGTAACGAATTCACCGGAACGGGTGGACATGGCCACCGGCAGGCCCCCCCTTAACAGGTTGACCAGTTGAACCAGGATAACTTTAAACTGGTCGCGGCGGTAGCCGGAGGCTTCGATAGACGCCGCCATGCGCGGGATGTAGCCATGGTGATCTGCGCCCCAGACATCGATGACCCACTCAAACCCCCGATCAAACTTGTCGTGGTGATAGGCGATGTCGGAGGCAAAATAAGTTGTCAGGCCGTTATTGCGAACGACCACGCGGTCCTTTTCATCGCCGAAACGGCTGGTGTTGAACCAGAGGGCGCCGTCTTTTTGATAAATAGTCTGTTTGTTCTTAAATTCGCTGATGACCCGGTCAACATGGCCGGAATCGAACAGGCTTTGCTCGCTGAACCAGTTGTCGTGGGTGACGCCGAAGGCGATCAAGTCTTTTTTGATATCCGCCAAGATGGTATCGGCGGCATAGCGGGCGCAGTATCCGATGGCGTTGTCATCGCCTTGCTCAAGCAGGCTGTTTCCTTTTAGTTTTTTGATTTCATTGGCGATACCAACAATATAGTCTCCCTGGTAACAGTCCCGCGGAAAGGCGATGTTTTCGCCTAATTGCTGCTGATACCTCAGAAAAACAGAACGTCCCAGCGTTCGGATCTGACGGCCGGAGTCATTGATATAGTATTCGCGCTGAACGTCATAACCGCAAAAAGACAGGACATTTGCCACGCTGTCGCCCACAGCCGCTCCGCGGCCATGCCCCACATGCAGGGGACCGGTGGGGTTGGCGCTGACAAATTCAACCTGGACCCGTTTGCCCTGACCGATATCCACAGCGCCGAAATGGGTATCCTCCTTGTGGACGGCCTTTAAAACCGGGAGCCAGGATGCCGGATTGATAAAAATATTGATAAAACCGGGACCGGCAATCTCTGTTTTTGCAATGACACCGTCCGGATCGTCCATGTATTTCAATATGATTTCCGCAACTTTGCGAGGCGGCATTTTCTGGGCGGATGCCGTCACCATGGCGATATTGGTGGAAAAGTCGCCGTGTGCTTCAATTTTAGGCTCATCAATCGTTATTTCCGGCAGTGTGGATGAGGGCAGAACACCCTGACGGTGTGCCGTTATGGCGGCATTTTGAATGATGATTTGAATAGTCTGTTTCATAAAAAAATTGCTTATCAAAAAAAGTTTTTATTTCATTTTAACGTGAAAACAATTAAAGTCTTAATTAATAAAGACTTTTCATTTTCAAGTCAAGTTTCTTCAATGAAAAGTCTGTCCGGAAAACGCATAAAGGGTGTTGCCCATCAGGATTTTCTATAACATGAACAAAAAAACGGATGACACAGTTCTGGTTATCATACCGGCTTACAATGAACAGAAAAATATCGGTGATATCGTTGCAAAGATAAAAAAGACAGATACAAAGATAGATGTCGCTGTCATAGATGATGGTTCTGCAGATAACACAGCATCCCATGCCGAACTTGCAGGCGCGAAAGTGATTCGGCATTTGGTAAATATGGGCTATGGTGCAGCTTTACAGACCGGATATAAATATGCCATCAATCGTGAATATGACTATCTCGTTCAACTGGATGGAGACGGCCAGCACGATCCGGGATATATCCCCGAATTGTTGAAGATGGTTAAGACCGGGGAAGGGGATCTGGTCTTAGGTTCAAGGTTTCTAAAAAAAAACGCAGCGGGAAAAGGTGCTTGGACCTTACCCCAGACCGGTATCGCCAGAAAATGGGGCATCAAGATATTTGCCTTTTTGACGAGCACAATCGTGGGTTTTAAGATTACCGATCCCACTTCCGGATATCAGGCTTTAAATCGAAAGGTTGTCGCTTTTTTTACCCAGGATTTTTTCCCCTCTGATTTTCCGGATGCCGATATCATTGTGATCGCCCATCGGGCTGGCTTTAAGATTAAAGAGTTTCCGATGATGATGTCGCGGCGGTCTATGGGAAAATCCATGCATTCAGGGCTAAAACCGGTTTATTACATATTCAAGATGATTTTATCGCTTTTTATGACGTTGCTAAGAAAACGTGCTTTGCCAAATCCCTAAGGATAATTTCACGTAAATTTGGTGAGGTATTTTTCAAACTGGATTTGAACGAACTTCCTAATGAAATCCCCCCGTTCCCCCCTTTGACAAAGTTGGGGCCTGCAGGGAGAGCAGCCGAGCGGCTGAGGGAGGATTTTAACAAAAGGGAAGATTTTTTTCTTCTCCCTTTCATAAAGGGAGGGGGGAGGGATTTTTATTCACCGGGATTGTTTAGCGAATTGAAATGTCATCGTATTTATGTTCATATGTACTAAGCTGGCTGGTACAAGTCACCCGTAACCGGCGAATGAACAAAGAAATATTTGGAGGACATAAGCAATATGTTGATACGACAAAAAATAGCCATGATTCTTATTTGCGTATTTGTATTTGTATTTATTCTGGAGCTTGTCCGGAGGCGGAAATTGAGGGAGGAGTATTCCTGGCTATGGCTCTTGACCAGCATATTGATGTTTTTGATGGTGATTAAATATGAATGGCTTACCGCCATCAGCAGGATTATCGGAGCGGTTCTTCCTACCACCGCCTTGTTTATCGGCGCGCTGCTATTTCTGATGATACTCTCCGTCCAGTTCTCTGTAAGGATATCCAGCCTGTCTGATCAGGTAAAAAATATAATGCAGGAAAATGCCCTTCTCAGAACAAAGATTGAAGAATTATCGGAAAAGCCACAATCCAAGAATGAATGACCCACATGTCCGTTTTTTTAACTGGAAAATTCCCTCTCCTTGGGGAGAGGGTTGGGGTGAGGGGATAAGATAAAACCAGACATGGCTTCGATCTTTCTCGCAAATGCCCCATATCTTTTAGAAGAAAGGTATGGGAAATTGGCCCCTTTGGGAGCTACGCTTCCGCACCTGGGGCTCCTCATGCTGGGGGCGACGCTGCGGAAGGCCGGCCACCGGATTCGCATCTGGGACGCTTCGGCGCAGGGTGCGGGATATGAAAAAACATTGGAAGAAGCCAAACGCTTCCGGCCGGATATCATCGCCTTAACTGCGGTTACACCCTCGCTTCTCAAAACAGTAAAACTGGCCGAGATGTTAAAGGGGCTTTATCCCTCCGCAGCGATCATCATCGGCGGGCCGCATTTCACCGCTGTTCCTGAACAGACCCTGCGGGATTATCCGGTTTTTGATTATGGGGTCATGGGGGAAGGCGAACACACCCTGGTCGATCTGGTTGAAAGGTTGGCAGCGGGCAACTCTCCTTCAAATGTGCCGGGTGTGGTGCTTCGCAAAGACGGCAAAGTCGTTTTTGGGCCGAATCGTCCCCCCATTCAAAGTCTCGACAGCCTACCCTTTCCAGCCTGGGACCTTCTGGACAACTTTCCTTCACAGTATCATCCGGCGCTGTTTAAGTATAAAAAACTTCCGGCAATGCATATCGTGTCATCCCGGGGCTGTCCCAACAATTGCATTTTTTGCGACACGTCGGTCTTCAAAAAAAAGATCCGGTACCACAGCGCCGAATATGTTTTGGAAATGATTGATTATCTGGTAACAAATTATCAAATCCGGGAAATCATTTTTGAGGATGATCAGCTTTTGCTTAACAGGTCGCGGGTCATAAAAATAAGCGAAGGTTTTTTAAACGCCCGCTGGAATATATCCTGGTCCTGCAGCGGCAGGGTCAATTCCGTCAACGATAAAGCGCTGCTCCTGTTAATGAAGCGTTCTGGCTGCTGGCAGATAAACTACGGGGTGGAGTCGGGCAATCAGAAAATATTGGATTTTGTTCAAAAAGGAATCACGCTTTCTCAGATTGAGGCCGCGGTTAAACTGAGCCGTGAAGCCGGCATCCTGAGCAAAGCCTATTTTATATTCGGGCTGCCCTATGAAACAGAGGAGACCATGCAACATACGATTGACTTTGCCCGTCGGATTCCTCTGGATGATATGAGCGTGTTTACCCTGACGCCCTTTCCCGGTTCCAGGATGCATGCGATTGCAGCGCAACATGGAACACTCCAAAATGACTTTGAAAAAATGAATCTGCTGGATGTGGTTTATGTGCCCCGCGGTTTAACCGAAAAAAAGCTCATGGATTACCGCCGACGGTTTATGAAGGCATTCTACCTGCGACCCGTGATTATCTGGAGTTATATGAAACGGCTCATTGGAAACCCTTCCAATTTGTGGCGAATGCTGAAGGCTTTCCGGGGATTTTTGGAAGAGATTATTTGATGAAAATATCCGTCGTCACACCCTCCTTCAATCAGGGGAAATTTATTGAGAAAACCATTTTGAGTGTATTAGGCCAAACAGGGGACTTTGAGCTGGATTATATTATCATGGATGGCGGGTCTACCGATAATACACTGGATTTTATCAGGAAATACCGGCATCGATTGAGATATATTTCAGAAAAAGATCAGGGTCAGTCCGACGCCATCAACAAGGGCTTTGAGATGGCTTCCGGAGAGTTGCTTGGATGGCTGAATTCAGACGATACGTATAGGCCGGGGGTTCTTTCCGAGGTTGCTGAGCGGTATCGCAATGTCGGGTTTAAATGGTGTTTCGGCAACTGCAAAAATATCGATGAAAATGACCGGGAGATACGGCGGCTGATCACCTGGTACAAAATAATTGAAAGCAAAAAGTATTCCTACCGGCGGCTGCTTTCAAAAGACTTTATCTCCCAGCCCGCTGTATTTTTCACTAGAGACATATTCAACGCGGTCGGGCCGCTGGATCTTAATTGCAGATATTCCATGGATTACGATTACTGGTTAAGAATCGGCAAAAAGTATGATCCTTTATTCATAAACAGGTTTTTGGCAAATTTCAGATGGCAGGCCGAGTCAAAAAACAGCAGGAACTACGAAAAAGCGGCTTTTGAGACGTACCTGACCGCCAAAAGGCATGCCCGCCCAAAAGACATATACCCTATTTTCCGGCACTATATTCATTACAGGAGCTTGTGCCTGTTATACCGGTTTCTATGAATACAGGGACGCACCCTAAAATTGATTTGATTTTTCTCCATCCCCATTTCACCCTTCCGGGCGGGGCCGGCAATGCCGTTATCGAGGCTGCGAGCCGCCTCAACCCGGAAAGGTACAACGTGCGGATAATCTGTATCCGGGCCGATTCGGATTATAAAAACAGGTATCCCGCCTTATGCTTTATTGAAATCGGCGGCCCTTTGTCGAGTAGTCCGATGTTTTGGCTTACATTTCCGTGGGTGCAATACAAGATACATAGCGAACTCAATCGATTTTCTCCCGGGATCATCATACCGAATGTTCTGCCTGCGAATTGGTGGGGCTTTATCTATAAACTTTTTCACAAAGAGGTTCTTTGTTTATGGTATTGCCATGAGCCCAGCGCATTTATTCACATTCCGCAATGGATAGAATCCATAACCCATCCGTTCATTCGGATCGGCGCCAAGTTGTTAAACCCTTTATTAAAGGCTGTTGATTTATTTCTGGTATCCAAAGGTCCTGATCATGTTGTGAGTAATTCCAGATTCAGCAGTAGACTTTTTGAGAAGGTTTACCACAGGCACGTTGCTGACTATTTATACCCGGGGATTGATCTTGAATACTTTTCACCACAGGCGGATAAAAAGAAATATCTATTAATGGTCAGCCGGTTGACTAAATTTAAAAATGTACACATTGCCATCCAGGCCATGTCGGAAGTGAAAGATAAAGCGTACCGGCTGGTTATTGGCGGTGAGGGGGAAGAAAAAGATAACCTGATGGCCTTGACCAAAAGCCTCAATCTTACCGATCGCGTTCATTTTATCGGCCGGGTAGCGGACAATGACCTGCCCAAATTATATGCCGAGGCAAAGCTGGTATTATTTACGAGCCGGGAGGAGCCTTTCGGCATGGTTCCGGTAGAGGCCCTGGTTTGCGGGACCCCTGTAATCGGGGCCGGGTCCGGCGGATTGACGGAAACAATTGCCCATAACTATAACGGGATTTTACTCGATGAAATGACAGCCGAGAATTTGGCGGATGCCGTTAATGCCTTACTCTCCGACAACAAGAAATATGAATTGTTACAGAAACATACACGAGAAACAGCGGAAGAGTTTGGCTGGGACCGGCATGTCAAAACGTTGGAAAGTATCTTGGAGGACTTAATGCGGAGGGACCAAAAGGGGACTTATAGGGAAAAAAATGTGGATTAGACCGTCTTTATCATGAATCAAACTTACTGTGATTATTGGCACTTTAATACCTCCGCCCAAATTTCGCCCCATGCCGATTCATGGTGATGCACCATGAGCCCGGCATCCTTCATTTCAGCCTTAAAACTGTTCAATGTGTACTCCGTAAAATGGGTAGAATCACTGAAATAGGGCATTCCCAACTCTTTTTTCAGGGGAACAAGCCAATGCCTGTTAAACATGGGTATCCGTATGAGAAATCGCCTGGGCGTACAACTGTTCTGCAGTTTTTTGAGCAATTCCACGCGATCCCGGATATGCTCAAGCACGTTTGACATGACAATCACATCGTATGGGCCGCCAGAAACGTCATCAGTGGCATCACCCCGTATGAATTCGAGGTTTTTGTGCTGATATCTTTTTCGGGATAGGCTGATGTTTTCCTCGTTCAAATCAAGGCCGGTGACAAATGCGCCGGATTCAGCCATGTGCATGGCAACTGTCCCATTTCCGCAGCCGACATCAAGAACTTTTTCACCCTTTTCAATCCGATCAACAAAAAAACTGTGATAATTCATCAGCCGGTGTTTGGGATGTATGCCCCCCTCATAGCGTATGGCGGCCTGATTCAGATGATGGTACAGGCGTTCGTCGAGGAACATGAGCTCCCGCAGGCCCGCGGCAGGCTGACGGTTTCTTTCCGCCGCCTCAAAAGAAAGGCAGCAGAGTTGCTTTCGCCAGGAAGAAGGTGTTGCCCTGAAAAGGGCGATCAGTATTTTCGCGAGCAGTCTCCGCATGTGCGCTTAACTTGCTCCTGACATAAAAGATTCAAACAATTCTTTGTGCCGCCTCAGCCATGGCGTCACGTCAAAGTTTTCAACCGCTCTTTGTCGGGCGGCTTCGGAATAGACTTTGTAAGATGACATGACTTGCAGTACCGCTTCGGCCATCTCATCAGGATCCGGAGGGTGGAGCCTATCCCAGTCGGCCGGAGCGGGTATGCCGATACCTGCGTCCGGCCCGACGAGTTCCGGCACCCCGCCGCTCCCGGAATAGACCACCGGCAATCCGCAGGCCATTGCTTCAAGCACGACGCTCGGGCAAGGATCGTTGTATTTGGTATGCAGCAAAATATGTGCTTTGCGTATCATATGACCGGCTTCGGCCTGGGTATATGGGCCCCGAAAGATGACGCTGTCCATGATCCCGAGTTTCAGACAGATTCCTTTTACCTCATCTTCAGCTTTTTTCGAATCGGCATGCCAGCAGAATCGACCGGCAATGATCAGCCGGGCGTTGACCGCTTTTTTAAGGATTGCATGCAGGGTTTCCAGCGCCGCCTGAACCCGATACAACTGCCAATGGCTTCCGGACAAAAGCAGCGCCCATTCCCTGGGTTCGGACGCCATCTCCGCAGGTTTGAAAAAGCCGGTATCGACTGCATTGTATAAGATCTCAGAGGACCCT contains:
- a CDS encoding glycosyltransferase family 4 protein, translating into MRRLLGHIIAEAASAKIKLKARRAADGKFDRPRVSYGFDHVPGPGEQAHGGIVKFQGMQGLYANSPKSYNLLYLLSSYKSPYAGQIAEASKKKGAKLVWNQNGVAFPAWHGPGWEDTNAPMRTLLHLADYVFYQSKFCKESADRFLGIRKGSSEILYNAVDTGFFKPAEMASEPREWALLLSGSHWQLYRVQAALETLHAILKKAVNARLIIAGRFCWHADSKKAEDEVKGICLKLGIMDSVIFRGPYTQAEAGHMIRKAHILLHTKYNDPCPSVVLEAMACGLPVVYSGSGGVPELVGPDAGIGIPAPADWDRLHPPDPDEMAEAVLQVMSSYKVYSEAARQRAVENFDVTPWLRRHKELFESFMSGAS